The Desulfovibrio sp. sequence CAAAAGCCGCCGTATCCTGCTTATGATTCATGACGCACGGTTAAACCCCTTCCCCGCGAGGGACAGTTTTTGACCCTTGAAGGGTTAGCCCGACTGATGTGTGCAGTGTATTGAAAAGTACATTCAATTTCAACATCAGGCAGGACGATAAATCATGCGCTACTTTACCCAGTATTTTTCGGCCTTTGTGTTGTGCCTGGGCGTGATGGCGGTATGGGCGGCGTCAGCGCTCTCGGCGGAAGCGACGCCCAAAGCACCCGACTACACGCTGGACGCCATCACTGTTACCGCCACCAAGAGGGAGCAGAAGGTCAAGGATATTGCCACAAGCATTTCCACTGCCACGGACATTGACCTTGAAAACAGTGCCGCCCAGACGCTGAAAGACGCGACCCGGCTTTTCCCCAACGTGCATATGAAGAGCACGAGTTCCGGCAATGAAATGGTCATTCGCGGGTTTTCCACCTGGGATACGGCCCTGCAGTCTCCGGCCGGGCTGTACGTGGACGAGATACCCTATCCGCTTTCCTACATGCAGAACCTGTATCTTATGGATATGGAGCGCGCCGAGGTGCTGCGCGGCCCCCAGGGAACCCTTTTCGGGCAGAACAGTGAATCCGGCGTGGTCAATCTGGTGCGCCGCGTGCCCGACAACACCAAGCGGGCGCATATTTTTACCGAAGGCGGCACCTACAATACCTACAGGCTGGGAGCCTCGGCATCCGCGCCTATCCTTGAGGACAAGGTATTTTTTTCCGGCAGTTTTCTGCGCCACCAGAGCGATGGCTACGTGGAAAACCTATACAAGGACAGCACCCGCGCCGCGCGCAATGACGCAACCTCCGGGCGCGGCATGTTGCGCTTCACGCCAACGGATAGGGTAGACCTGCGCCTTTCGCTGGACGCCTCGCGTCAGGATGTGGGCGTGGGCACCATGCGTATGGATACTGGCCCCTATAGGTCCGACAGGTGGGAGGTACGCTCCAACGCCGCGGACTCGTCATCCGCAACCTTCACCTTGCCCGCTCTGGTGGCCAGCTATACGGGCGACGCGGCCAAGCTGACATCCATAACGAGCTACATGGCCTACAACTACGACATGAAGAGCGACATAGACCGTACCCCGCTGCCCACAGGGGTTTCAGACATGCAGATCGACCAGCGCAACTTTACGCAGGAACTGCGGCTGGCCTCGGTGCGCACGTCGCGATTGTCGTGGGTCACGGGGGCCTTTGTGGGGGCTTCGCGCACAAAAACCGATATGGATCGCCTGATGCAGCGGGCCGTGGCAACTTCGTATCTGCATACGGACTATACCAGCGATACGCAGGCGCTTTTTGGTCAGGGCACGTTGTCCATTGTGGACGGGCTGCGGCTGACAGTGGGCCTGCGCGCGGAAAATACCCGGCTCAACGGCGAGCAGACCTACCGCACCTCCGCCGTGCGCCGCAGCTACGCAAAGGACGTGACCTTTACGGAACTGCTGCCCATGGCGTCACTTTCGTGGGATGCCACAGCCAACATAACGCCGTACATTTCCTGGTCGCAGGGCTATCTGCCCGGCGGTTTCAACATCTTTTCCGC is a genomic window containing:
- a CDS encoding TonB-dependent receptor gives rise to the protein MRYFTQYFSAFVLCLGVMAVWAASALSAEATPKAPDYTLDAITVTATKREQKVKDIATSISTATDIDLENSAAQTLKDATRLFPNVHMKSTSSGNEMVIRGFSTWDTALQSPAGLYVDEIPYPLSYMQNLYLMDMERAEVLRGPQGTLFGQNSESGVVNLVRRVPDNTKRAHIFTEGGTYNTYRLGASASAPILEDKVFFSGSFLRHQSDGYVENLYKDSTRAARNDATSGRGMLRFTPTDRVDLRLSLDASRQDVGVGTMRMDTGPYRSDRWEVRSNAADSSSATFTLPALVASYTGDAAKLTSITSYMAYNYDMKSDIDRTPLPTGVSDMQIDQRNFTQELRLASVRTSRLSWVTGAFVGASRTKTDMDRLMQRAVATSYLHTDYTSDTQALFGQGTLSIVDGLRLTVGLRAENTRLNGEQTYRTSAVRRSYAKDVTFTELLPMASLSWDATANITPYISWSQGYLPGGFNIFSASNRGNFYYEPEYSTNYEAGFKTHWLDDKLLANVSAFYSTIRDKQVREEDPTGGVGTWKFTNSAQAHSSGFEAEVKAYPLAGLELRGGVGYARSVIDDWTTTVNGVKKDFSGKRLPWAPDLTYNIGVGYTHETGLFAQVDMFGAGKQYFDAENKLSDDGYQTVNAQVGYHGDNWDVSLWGKNVLDARYATKKLVSNSQTIVEDGAPMTFGVTVGWRF